Genomic DNA from Nitrosarchaeum koreense MY1:
CTTTTTTTACAAAAACTGAACCTATTCCTTGCTCCATCATTTTAGAAATTTGATATATTGTCGTAGATTGTGGTGCTATGATCAGTTCTTTTGCCATTATTTCTTTGACAAGAATTTGCGATAGTTCTTTTTCTAAATTATTGTTTGATGCATCTTTATTTTTCTTTGATCCGAAAAATTCCATCGCATAACTTTAATGAACAAAAACTTAAAGATTTCTAAATTTTATCTGTTCTTATTTGCATAAAATCATTAATTTTAACGATTCATGCTGAAATTATTAATAAGATTTTTTGATAATTTTTCAAATAACTTATTTCATATACCATGGTCTTGTCTCTAACCAATCAATTTCAGCAATCATCTGTTCTACTTTTTTTACAATTGCTATTACTGATCTGTACTGTTCATACATCTCAGTCTCCTCCTCTTTTGATAACACGTTTGCTTCTGCATCATCAAAGAATTTGTTTTCTTTATTGAGATGATCAAATAGAAATATCGAATATGTTCGTAGGTATCTGGCAACTGGCTCTCTTGCATCTTGACCACTTTTCCATTTTTTCAGATATTCTGAAATTTTTCTGGCTATGTTTCTTCCAAATTCATGCTCTATCATGAATTTTCTAATTTCCTCTTTTAGATTATCATAGCTTGCAACACATGGAAAATACGAATCCTCCTCTCTTGAGTGGTGAATTGTGTCTACAAATTCTGATATTACGACAGTGATCTTTTCAAGGTCTAAGAATGGAATTTCAGTTCCTTTGTAAATCTCGTCTGCACATTTTGCAACTATTTTTTCTAGACGTCTAACTTGATCATGATCTGCTCGTAATTGATTTGTTGCACTCACAATGCTTTAGTATTTTCTTCGTTATTTTAGTTATTTCGATAAAAACTAAATCCTACGATGCCATTTTTTCAATTATTTTGCTAAATCTCCACGGACCACACTGTGCGTCTGAACTTTCACTTTGAAACAATCCTTGTTTGTTTAAGTGGTTAACAACGTGTGCTGAAAATGGTAATGCCCCTGTAGCACCAGGAGAGTTATAGTTCAAAATGTGAAAAGACATAGTATCTTCTTCTAAAATCACATCCGGAACGAACTGACCTTTTTCATTAATCACCGATGATCTAATTCCAGCAGTTCCTTTTTCTGTTATTTTTTCAACATCTATTTTTGGCAAGAATCGCCTAACCCTGTTTATCATTTTTGATTTTGACATTGAAGATTGAATTTCATTTATTGCAAGTTCCTGAAATTGTTTATCAAAAATCGCTTTTCTTGCGCCTGAATTTAACATATCTAATAATTTTGGAATAAACTCCTTGATGTTCTCTACTTTGTTGTATCCATATGGGCTAAACACTGGTACTGCATTTGGTCCAATCTCACAGCTTCCATCAACTCTGATAATCCAATGTGGATCTAAAAATGGGTAATCTGGATATTCTGGTACAGAATACACGCTTGTTTTTGTCAAGTCGCTGTACTCTTTTGGTGCTTTCCAATATTCTCCTCTAAAGTGTACATCTGTGAATTTCTTTGCAATGCCCATTTTGTGAGCAATGTCTATTGATTCACCACCTGCAGCATTTATAATATAATTTGCAAAAATCTCATGTTCATTATCTAGCATAATTTTCCATTTGTTTTTGATTTTTTTTATTTGAGTTACTTTGGTATTTGTAAGTAATTTTATTCCGTTATCAGTACTGTCTTTAATCACAGCATTTGTTAATTTGGAATAGTCAGTAGACCCATCTTTGTATACATAAAGTGCCGACTCACATTTTATCTCTGGTTCAATTTTTTTTAATTCATTTTTTTCCATTAATTTTATGTCGTTATCTTGTAATCCGTTTTGTTTACCCCATTTCAGATACTTCTCTAAAACTTTGTGTCCTTTCTCATCAAATGCAACTTCAATTATTCCATCTTTTTTAAATGGTAAATTTTTCAATTTCGAATATTCTTCCCACATCTCATATCCGTTAAAAGATGTTTTTGCAAACATCTTTTTTTTCTCAGGATTATACAAGTATGGTGCATGAACTTTTCCCGTATTTCTGCCACTTGTATGAAATGCAACATTGGGAGCTTGTTCAATTATTGCAATCTCTTTTGTTTTGTTTAGAAAACTAAGAAAATACGATATTGAAGTTCCAAGAATACCACCGCCTATAATTACGAGATCAAAATTATGTGTCAATACTTTTCCATTTTACATCGCTCAGTATTAAATTAAATATATTATAATCAAGATTAATATCTTATAAAATCAGAGTTTTAGTATGCTACCTGATAGATGTTCTATAATGGAAAATGGAAAGCAATGTGTTAACCCACCAGAATTTGTAGTTTCAGTTGTTGTAGAAAAAGACGAATACATGGTTGGAGTTACATGCAATAAACATAAACAAATAGTCTCAGGAAAGATACAATCTCTTCAAACCGAAGAAAAAATACCTCATGGAAAAATAAGTTTTTCAGCATTAAAAGCAGTTGGAACTGACTGTATTCATGCTGATACAGATGATTTTGTTCAATTAGATACACAATTATCCAAAAAATTGAAATAATTTCTTTTTCTTTGCATTGTATTGCTTTTTAATGTATTATCTGATCTAGTGAAAATTGACAATATTTTATTAATTATAAAAAATGCAGGAGCGGTTTCTGAAATAAGAAGCAATTCTTTGAGTATCAAACAAAAAGAAAAATGGATTACAATTGGTGACAATGATGGTCCGGCACACATGCACATTAATAGTGAATTGATTCAAAATGCAGAGTTTATTGAGGAACAAAAGCCAGAACGTACTAGTTTTAGTGTACAGTTTTTTGATAAAGATAGAAATCGTATCTTGGGTGCATTTTTTACAAAAATGTATGATCAAAGCATGACTCTTGATACTGAAAGAAAAAAAACTTATGATAATTTACGTCAAAAATATGGTATGAATATTAAATTTTAAAAAAAACCTTGTCTGAAAATGACAAGGAGAAAAATTTTATTATTCTTGTAATTGTTTTTTCTTCTTTTCTTTTTCAGATTGTTGTTTAGCTAATTCTAATTCTTCGTTTGTATGCTTGAATTTTTTCAATCTGAAATGAATTTACATTCTATGTATAAAAACTGCACAGTTTTTCATGAATAGTTTTAAGCGTAAATCCAGGCATGTCAATATCCTACCGAGTAAATGGGTTTTTTTCCATTGATGCCCAGTTCTAAATTCTTTATTGTGATCTTTGCCATCTTTGCCCTTGTTTCTTTGGTCGAACTTCCTATGTGTGGTACTAGTACAATATTTTGTATCTTTGTCAACGGATGCTTTTTTCCAATCGGTTCATTCTCGTAGACATCTAAAGCAGCACCTGCAATAATCTTTTTCTTTAGTGCTACTGTGAGATCTTTTTCATTAACTATTTTTCCACGTGCTGTATTGATCAAGTATGCCGTTTTTCTCATTTTTCTAAAAACTTTCATGTCAAATAGCTGATCTGTTTCTTTAGTGTGTGGAACATGGATTGAAATAATGTCACTCTGTGTAATCAGTTTGTCTAATGTGACATATTTTGCTCTAAGTGCTTTTTCTTTATTTTTTGATATGGATTTTCTATTATGATAAATTATTTTCATATCGAATGCTTTTGCTCGCTTTGCAAGAGTACTTCCTATTCTTCCTAATCCCAAAATTCCAAGTGTCTTTCCTTGAAGATCAATCCCTACATAGTCATATGCACCATAAATCTGTCTCCATTTTCCTTCTCTGATTGTTCTGTCTCCTTCTGAAACTCGACGTAAAATGTCTAGTATTAATGAAAATGCTAAATCTGCAGTTGCATCTGTAAGAACTTCTGGAGTATATCCTACACGAATTTTCTTTTTTAATGCATATTGTGTGTCAATGTGATCATAGCCTACACTGAATGTGCTGATTACTTTGAGATTTTTTGCAGCATCTATCATTTCTTTGTCAATCTTGTCATATGGAAAGCAAATCAACCCCTCAACATTTTGAATTTTTTTCAATAGTTTTGTTTTTGGAATTGGGATTTCTCCTGAATGGATCTCTATTTGATATTTCTTTTTTAATTCATTTAATGCAAAATTATGTAATGTTCTGGTGAGAAAAACTCGCTTTTTTTGCAATATTTGTGATATTTGTCTCAAACCATTTATACGATTTCTTTCTAAATAATTAGATGCCAAAATCTGAAACTGAGGAGTTTGCTATTTGTATTGAATGTGGTAATTCTATTGAAAAATGTGTATGTGTATGTCCTTATTGTGGTGAACGAGATAAATGCGAATGTGTGTTATTTGATTCAACTACGGGTGGTTAGCATAATTTATCCATCATATTATTAATGCCTAAAAATGAGAATAATCAGTATGAGTTCTGTTGATTTTACTTGGTTAATTGGTGGTCCCCAGGGAAGCGGAGTAGACTCTGGTGCTAATGTTTTTTCCAAAGTTTGCGCCGAGATGGGTTATCGTATTTTTGGTAAGAGGGAATTTTACTCTAATATCAAAGGTGAGCACAGTTATTTTGCAGTTAGAGTCTCTGATCATGAAATTCGTTCAAATGTAAATGACGTTACACTGATGGCATCATTTGATGCTGAAACAATTTTCAGACATTTTGATGAGATTGCAAGTGGTGGTGGAATCATCTATGATTCTGATCTTGATAAAATAACTACTGATGAAGTACATACTCTTGATAATTATTTTAAAGAAAGATTACATCAAGAACTTGAATCAAAAAACAAACCATTTACAATTGCAGGTGTTCTTGAGATTGCAAAGGAGAAAGGTGTTCATCTATACCCTGTATCTTTTAGAGAAATATTGACAAATCTTGCTGAAAAAACAGAGAATCCTAAACTTCGTGGATTAATTCGAATGTTTAACGTCATTGCAGTTTCATTATCTCTAGGGTTAATCAAAATGCCACTTGATCCTCTGCTTTTATCAATTGACTCTATATTTTCAAAAAAACCTCAGATAGCAGAGATTAACAAACAGGCAGCAAATTTCTCGTATGATTATGCCAAGTCAAACTTTGGTGCTTTTCCATATTCTTTAACAGGAACTGAAAAACAACCTGACACAATTCTTGTTCAAGGTCACTTTGGAACCTCGATTGGAAAAATGGTTAGCGGATGCAGATTTCAATCATACTATCCTATCACCCCAGCTTCAGATGAAAGCGTATATCTTGAATCAAACGAACTTTTAGAAATCCAAAATGATAGACCTGGTTCAACTATTGTAATTCAAACTGAAGATGAGATATCTGCAATGGGTATGATGATTGGTGCAGCACTTACTGGTACACGTTCTTCTACATCTACTTCAGGTCCTGGGTTTGCATTGATGACTGAAGCATTAGGTTGGGCAGGAATCAATGAAGTTCCAGTTGTTATTACTTTGTATCAAAGAAGTGGTCCGTCAACAGGTCTTCCTACACGACATGGCCAAGATGATTTATTATTTGCAGTTAATGCAGGACATGGCGATTTTCCAAAAATTGTTTATGCATCTGGAGATATTGAAGAGAGCTTTTATGATACAGGTCGATGTTTCAATTATGCAGATGTATATCAAATCCCTGTTATTCATATGATGGACAAGTTTCTATCTAGTTCAGTTGTTACATGCAAAAGATTTGATCCAAAGAAAATTTCCATTGATAGGGGTTTATTGTTAGATAAAATAGATGGCGAGTATAGGCGATTTGCATTTACTGAAGATGGAATATCCCCACGTTCTAAATTGGGTCTAGATAATGGCGTTTTTTGGAATACTGGAGACGAATCTGATGAATTTGGTCATATTACAGAAGATCCTCAACTTAGAATCAAAATGATGGATAAAAGAATGTCTAGATTAGACCTTGTGTTACAGCGAGTTCCACAGGAAGAACAAGTTGTCTCATTTGGAATCCATGACATTACGATAGTTTCTTGGGGTTCTACCAAAGGTCCTATCTTAGATGCCCTTTCTATGCTTAAAAAAGAAGGAATTGATATCGGATTTATTCAAATGAAACTGATTCATCCTTTCCCAGCTGAACATGTCAAATCACTTCTAAAAGATGTAAAAATCATCATTGACATTGAGGCAAATCACTCGGGACAGTTAGGTAAAATCCTAAAGCAAAATGTAACAAGAGAAATTGATTATTTTATTTTAAAATATACTGGAAGAGGAATGACCAGCACTGAAATTTATGATTCACTAAAAAAGATAGTTGGAAATAATGCAAACAAAAGAGAGGTACTAAGTCATGGCGCTTAAACTAGCAGATTACAAAACTGATGTACATAATGATTGGTGTCCTGGATGTGGGGATTTTGGAATTGTTAATGCATTACAGATGGCATTGGCAGAAATGGGAATAGAACGTGATAAGGCAACAATTTTTTCTGGAATTGGTTGTTCTGGAAAGACATCTCATTTTATCAACACTTATGGCGTTCATACATTACACGGAAGAGTTTTGACTTTTGCTCAGGGAGGAAAACTTGCAAACCCAGAGATGACAGTGGTTGCAGTTGGCGGTGATGGAGATGGACTAGGAATCGGCGCTGGTCATTTTGTTGCAGCTGGCAGACGAAATGTTGACATGACTTACATAATATTTGATAACGGAGTTTATGGATTAACTAAAGGACAAGCATCTCCAACGCTAAAACTTGGTGAGAAAACAAAATCACTTCCTTCACCAAATACTAACTATAATGTAAATCCAATTGGGTTGGCAGTAGCTAGTGGTTTTACTTTTGTTGCTCGTGGTTATTCGTATGATGTCAGACATCTAAAAGATTTAATCATAAAGGCAGTTCGTCATAAGGGACTCTCATTTCTTGATGTATTGCAACCCTGCCCAACTTACAATGATATCAATACAAGAGACTGGTACGCAGGAGTTGATTTGGCAGAAGAATCAATGGAGAGACACGCTAGAATATACAAGCTTGAAGATACTCATTTTGACTATAGTGTACATTATGATGATGAAACCGAAGTCAATGAAAAAATATCTCAGGCAATGATCAAATCTCTAGAATGGGGAAATAAAATCCCGATTGGAATATTTTACCAAAATGAAATAATTTCTGAATATTCTACCCGCCTGACTGATAAAATCCCAAATTACCTTGAAAACCCCCCATCAAAACAAAAAATATCAGAAAACGGTTTACCTACCACTGATGTTTCATCCATCCTTGATTCCCTCAGAGTTTAGCAAGTCTGAAACCTAATAAGTTATAGACTAGTTTAATTTTAGATCACCTTACTGTTGAACATAAACGAAGCAAATAAAATATTTAGAAAATCTATCATCAAAGGTTTCTTTGAACCAGAGCTTGTCAATCTTGATTTTAAAAAATCATCAGTCAAACATCCGTCCATAAATGACGATGGTTTAATGCAGTCTGATCTACTTCATGTGTTTTTTGATGTTGATACTGGCTCAGATTATCCTGATGCTGATGAATGGTTCATTGTAGAATTGCTTTTTCCACATGATGTTAAACTACCTGATAATTTGAAAGGGACTGATTACTTTACAACCATTTCAGTTGAAAATGGAAAAACATTTTGGCATCATCGTGAACTCATTCGTTACAAATATGGTAAATCAAAAAAACTTGATGATGCTTTAGAATTTTTAGAATCAAAATACAAAGAACTGCACAGTTTACTTGAACCACTTCAAAAAGATCTCAAATAATTAATTCCATCGATCTCCACTAAACGAATATGATTTATTTTCAGATTTTGCAGTTTTTAGACGCCATCTTGCTGTTTGAGGATCAAACTTGTAGATTATTTCCAAAACATTTGGTGGTAGCTTCTCTGGGTCTAAATGATATGGAAGTAACTCTAAAACAAAATCTATCTTTTCAATCGCATTATCGTATAGCTGTTTATCATCTGTATCTATAACAAAAATTATTTTTGGATTTCCAAAAAAATTAATGTTAATCTTTAATGCATTTCCTGCACCTCTGCGTCTTTTCATCTCTTTGAATACTGCCTTCATTTTTTCCCAGCGTCTAAAATCAAACCATTGAAAAAATTCCTCATTAAAAGCAAGTGGTATGTCTATATTTAAAAAACTGACAAAATTTTCATCGTTTGCTTCAATCTCTTCTTGACTGATCATGAATCTGGAATTCAAATATCCATAAATTACTTCAATCTCCCAAGGTGATATTCCATAATATTGTAACGATATTTTCAAATTCTCATTACTCATCAACTGTAAATCGTGAAAATTGTAATTAAAGCTTCAAATCAAGACTGGATGTGTACATTTTCTCATCAAAATTAAAATTATAGCGTAAAAAATACCCATTATGAAAAAGGAATTTGTAGTAAGAAGTATTGATTCTGCTCCTGATGGCGCACCATATGTCGTTGTCTCTCTTTCTTCGGTTAAAGATCTAAAAGAAGGAACGATGCAATCACCTCAATCTCCTTTTGGAGCTCCAAAGGTCATGGGTTTTACCAACATGAATGACATGATGAAGGATCTCAACAAAATGTTCTCAGGAATGGGTGGAATAGGTATGCAAAGCGGTGTTACCCAACTTAAACTTGAGATGCATGAATACAAAGAGATGGGTTTGTCTGTAGGTGATAAAGTCTATCTTGAATTAACCAAAGAAGAAACTTTGGGCATATAGTAAATCCACTTTTTATTTTTTGATTATCTCAGATAGTACTGACAAATTTCCACAGATAAAATATACTTACAGTTCCAATTACAAATAACATTGGTTTCCATGCGAATACTGGAATACTAGGTGTTGCAAGTTTTACTTTATAATTGTCAAAAATTGTGTGAACATTTTTTTTAATTTTATCGTGCCATATTTTGTAATCTACTTGGTATTTTTTCATTATTTCCTCTACTTCGTATATTACAGGTGTTCTTTGTGATACAAGGTGTTGAAGATAGTCTCTTGAAACTTCAACTTCTGCATGTATTCCTATCAATCCTTTTTTTAGATCTACCATTCTAATATGCATCTCCCAAGGCTTCTTTAGTTTAAGGTTCAAACCGTTTCCAATTTGATTTGGTTGTTTATGTTCTAATTTGACTTTGGTAAATCCTTCAGATGTGAAAATTTTCATTAAATCTTCAAAACTTTTCTTAACTACGATATGGAGCTGTTCTACACCTTTATTGTCTACGTTAATACTGTGTTTTAATCCGTCCAAAAATGAAATTGTTTTGGGATATTTTGTTAGATATTCCATTAATTCTGTGCTGAAAAAACCTCTATTTAAAGCAGAACCAATAAAATTTCTAGCGATTCGTTGGATTTGTTAAACCTCTAACGTATACGCATTGATCTGGAGATATGGCCATCTCAGTAGGACTAATTTTTCTATCTGTGAGTTTAGCTCCGGAGTTTCTAACAATCGCAAATGGTTTTGATTCTGCGGCTTCACCCATCTTGTGATTTGCAATTGTTGCAAGATTATCTACAACTGCTTGGAATGTCACCTTCAGTGGATTTCCAACAAGGTCTTTTTCTGCTCTCATGTCTAATACTGGTTCAATACCTGCACATGCTATTGCTACACCAGATGTCCCAATACGTGATGGCATTAATCTACTATCTACTAGAATAATTCCAACATGGATTAAAAATTTTAAAAAAATCTTTCTTCTAATTTGTTCAGATATGATGTAGGGATTATTTGGATATAGAATTATTTTTCCTTTTTTAGCATTTGATTTATCAATTCCTGCATTTGGGGCCATTATGTTATCTGCTGATGTAATGACAAATCCTGAAATTCCGCCAAAAATTTTATCTGATTCTCTTAAAATTATCTCTGCAATTTCTGCTTTCATTTGAAATTTCTTGGATACTCCAATTCCTTCTTTTGATGCTTTTATCGTGTTAAGATCAACTAGTCTTCCTTGAGAATTGGAAATGAATTTAGTAGATATTACTATGACATCTCCATCTTGTAGTTTTTCATCATTTTTTTCTAATGTTTCTAATAATGTCTCAAAGACATCGAATTCTTCTTCTTTTCTTTCTGAAACCAAGGGTGATACAGTTAGAGACACATCTACGTTGTTCTTTCTTTTCTTTTTTATTGTTATGCTACACCTAATACGTCTGAAAAGCTTTTAATCTGTATGAAGGGCTTTTTCGATTATGAATATTACCGAGAAGATCCTTGCTCGTGCTTCTGGCAGACAACGGGTTGCTCCAGATGATGTAATATTTGCAAATGTGGATAAAGTAATGGTCCATGATGTATCTGGACCTGGCGTGATCAAAGTATTTGATAAATTAAAAAAACAAGGAATTAATGTTGACAAATTATGGGATCCAACAAAAGTTTGGGTAGCTGAAGATCATTTTGTTCCTTCAGCAGATAAAATGTCTGCTGAAAATGTGGTTAAACTATCTAACTTTACAAAAAACTATGGAATTGAAAAACACTTCAAGTATGGTATGGGTCAATACGGAATTTGTCACACCCTTTCTCATGAAGAGGCACTAGTATTACCTGGTGAGGTGTATGTTGGAGGCGATTCTCATACAAATACTACTGGTGCACTTGGTTCTTTTGCATGTGGATTGGGACATACTGATGTAGCATACGTATTACTAAATGGAAAGATTTGGTTTAAGGTTCCTCAAACATTATACTTTAAGCTAAATGGAAAACTTCCAGATCATGTGATGGCTAAAGATTTTATTTTAAAAATTATTGGTGATATTTCCACTGAAGGCGGTGCATACAAAACAATGCAGTTTGGTGGAAGTGGAATTAGTGAAATGTCCGTAGAAAGCAGATTGACAATGTGTAATATGACCACAGAGGCTGGAGCTAAAAATGGAATTGTTGAACCAGATCAAAAAGTCGTTGATTATCTTACAAGCAGAGGCGCTAAGAACATTACGCTAGTTCATGGTGATGCTGATGCTGAATATGAAAAGATATATGAATACGAAGGTTCTGAAATGGAACCGCTTGTTGCAAAACCATTTTCTCCAGAAAATAT
This window encodes:
- a CDS encoding 2-oxoacid:ferredoxin oxidoreductase subunit beta — encoded protein: MALKLADYKTDVHNDWCPGCGDFGIVNALQMALAEMGIERDKATIFSGIGCSGKTSHFINTYGVHTLHGRVLTFAQGGKLANPEMTVVAVGGDGDGLGIGAGHFVAAGRRNVDMTYIIFDNGVYGLTKGQASPTLKLGEKTKSLPSPNTNYNVNPIGLAVASGFTFVARGYSYDVRHLKDLIIKAVRHKGLSFLDVLQPCPTYNDINTRDWYAGVDLAEESMERHARIYKLEDTHFDYSVHYDDETEVNEKISQAMIKSLEWGNKIPIGIFYQNEIISEYSTRLTDKIPNYLENPPSKQKISENGLPTTDVSSILDSLRV
- a CDS encoding ChuX/HutX family heme-like substrate-binding protein; translation: MLFNVLSDLVKIDNILLIIKNAGAVSEIRSNSLSIKQKEKWITIGDNDGPAHMHINSELIQNAEFIEEQKPERTSFSVQFFDKDRNRILGAFFTKMYDQSMTLDTERKKTYDNLRQKYGMNIKF
- a CDS encoding coenzyme F420-0:L-glutamate ligase — encoded protein: MSLTVSPLVSERKEEEFDVFETLLETLEKNDEKLQDGDVIVISTKFISNSQGRLVDLNTIKASKEGIGVSKKFQMKAEIAEIILRESDKIFGGISGFVITSADNIMAPNAGIDKSNAKKGKIILYPNNPYIISEQIRRKIFLKFLIHVGIILVDSRLMPSRIGTSGVAIACAGIEPVLDMRAEKDLVGNPLKVTFQAVVDNLATIANHKMGEAAESKPFAIVRNSGAKLTDRKISPTEMAISPDQCVYVRGLTNPTNR
- a CDS encoding 2-oxoacid:ferredoxin oxidoreductase subunit alpha, translated to MSSVDFTWLIGGPQGSGVDSGANVFSKVCAEMGYRIFGKREFYSNIKGEHSYFAVRVSDHEIRSNVNDVTLMASFDAETIFRHFDEIASGGGIIYDSDLDKITTDEVHTLDNYFKERLHQELESKNKPFTIAGVLEIAKEKGVHLYPVSFREILTNLAEKTENPKLRGLIRMFNVIAVSLSLGLIKMPLDPLLLSIDSIFSKKPQIAEINKQAANFSYDYAKSNFGAFPYSLTGTEKQPDTILVQGHFGTSIGKMVSGCRFQSYYPITPASDESVYLESNELLEIQNDRPGSTIVIQTEDEISAMGMMIGAALTGTRSSTSTSGPGFALMTEALGWAGINEVPVVITLYQRSGPSTGLPTRHGQDDLLFAVNAGHGDFPKIVYASGDIEESFYDTGRCFNYADVYQIPVIHMMDKFLSSSVVTCKRFDPKKISIDRGLLLDKIDGEYRRFAFTEDGISPRSKLGLDNGVFWNTGDESDEFGHITEDPQLRIKMMDKRMSRLDLVLQRVPQEEQVVSFGIHDITIVSWGSTKGPILDALSMLKKEGIDIGFIQMKLIHPFPAEHVKSLLKDVKIIIDIEANHSGQLGKILKQNVTREIDYFILKYTGRGMTSTEIYDSLKKIVGNNANKREVLSHGA
- a CDS encoding NAD(P)/FAD-dependent oxidoreductase, whose translation is MTHNFDLVIIGGGILGTSISYFLSFLNKTKEIAIIEQAPNVAFHTSGRNTGKVHAPYLYNPEKKKMFAKTSFNGYEMWEEYSKLKNLPFKKDGIIEVAFDEKGHKVLEKYLKWGKQNGLQDNDIKLMEKNELKKIEPEIKCESALYVYKDGSTDYSKLTNAVIKDSTDNGIKLLTNTKVTQIKKIKNKWKIMLDNEHEIFANYIINAAGGESIDIAHKMGIAKKFTDVHFRGEYWKAPKEYSDLTKTSVYSVPEYPDYPFLDPHWIIRVDGSCEIGPNAVPVFSPYGYNKVENIKEFIPKLLDMLNSGARKAIFDKQFQELAINEIQSSMSKSKMINRVRRFLPKIDVEKITEKGTAGIRSSVINEKGQFVPDVILEEDTMSFHILNYNSPGATGALPFSAHVVNHLNKQGLFQSESSDAQCGPWRFSKIIEKMAS
- a CDS encoding 2-hydroxyacid dehydrogenase, which codes for MQKKRVFLTRTLHNFALNELKKKYQIEIHSGEIPIPKTKLLKKIQNVEGLICFPYDKIDKEMIDAAKNLKVISTFSVGYDHIDTQYALKKKIRVGYTPEVLTDATADLAFSLILDILRRVSEGDRTIREGKWRQIYGAYDYVGIDLQGKTLGILGLGRIGSTLAKRAKAFDMKIIYHNRKSISKNKEKALRAKYVTLDKLITQSDIISIHVPHTKETDQLFDMKVFRKMRKTAYLINTARGKIVNEKDLTVALKKKIIAGAALDVYENEPIGKKHPLTKIQNIVLVPHIGSSTKETRAKMAKITIKNLELGINGKKPIYSVGY
- a CDS encoding 3-isopropylmalate dehydratase large subunit; this encodes MNITEKILARASGRQRVAPDDVIFANVDKVMVHDVSGPGVIKVFDKLKKQGINVDKLWDPTKVWVAEDHFVPSADKMSAENVVKLSNFTKNYGIEKHFKYGMGQYGICHTLSHEEALVLPGEVYVGGDSHTNTTGALGSFACGLGHTDVAYVLLNGKIWFKVPQTLYFKLNGKLPDHVMAKDFILKIIGDISTEGGAYKTMQFGGSGISEMSVESRLTMCNMTTEAGAKNGIVEPDQKVVDYLTSRGAKNITLVHGDADAEYEKIYEYEGSEMEPLVAKPFSPENITIVREAPSVELDKSYIGSCTGAKYEDLEAAAKILKGRTVKIRTEILPASISIYKRAMENGLLKIFLDAGVTVGPPTCGACCGAHMGVLAKDEICISTTNRNFPGRMGHVESQTYLSSPLVAAASAVTGKITDPRDLK
- a CDS encoding hemerythrin domain-containing protein, with amino-acid sequence MSATNQLRADHDQVRRLEKIVAKCADEIYKGTEIPFLDLEKITVVISEFVDTIHHSREEDSYFPCVASYDNLKEEIRKFMIEHEFGRNIARKISEYLKKWKSGQDAREPVARYLRTYSIFLFDHLNKENKFFDDAEANVLSKEEETEMYEQYRSVIAIVKKVEQMIAEIDWLETRPWYMK